A single window of Deltaproteobacteria bacterium DNA harbors:
- the fliR gene encoding flagellar biosynthetic protein FliR — protein sequence MTVPDPTLWLLVLARVAGLVLAAPVLGHLLVPVRVRVALAAILAAALVPAVGAAPFTPPADLWSLGGMLAAESALGVLLGLVAQFIFAGVQLGGQLTGIQMGFGIANLIDPQSHAQVTIIAQWQQLMTLLAFLVLDAHHLLIRALLESFRTAPPGAVGLAAAGVGRAIELAGSLFVLGARIAAPVLIVLLLTNGALGVLARTIPQLNVFVVGFPVNVGVGLLVLGASLPFTIRLLAARFTELEPALAGLVRGLVGLAHA from the coding sequence ATGACGGTGCCCGACCCGACCCTCTGGCTCCTCGTCCTCGCGCGCGTCGCGGGCCTCGTGCTCGCCGCGCCCGTGCTCGGCCACCTCCTGGTGCCGGTGCGCGTGCGCGTGGCGCTGGCCGCGATCCTCGCCGCGGCGCTGGTGCCGGCCGTGGGGGCCGCCCCGTTCACGCCGCCAGCCGATCTCTGGTCGCTCGGCGGCATGCTCGCCGCCGAGTCGGCGCTCGGCGTGCTCCTCGGCCTCGTCGCCCAGTTCATCTTCGCCGGCGTGCAGCTCGGCGGCCAGCTCACCGGCATCCAGATGGGCTTCGGCATCGCCAACCTGATCGACCCGCAGTCGCATGCGCAGGTGACGATCATCGCCCAGTGGCAGCAGCTGATGACGCTGCTCGCCTTCCTCGTGCTCGACGCGCATCACCTGCTGATCCGCGCGCTGCTCGAGAGCTTCCGGACCGCCCCGCCCGGGGCGGTGGGCCTCGCGGCGGCGGGTGTGGGCCGCGCGATCGAGCTGGCCGGCAGCCTCTTCGTGCTCGGCGCGCGCATCGCCGCGCCCGTCCTGATCGTCCTCCTCCTCACCAACGGCGCCCTCGGCGTGCTGGCGCGGACGATCCCGCAGCTGAACGTGTTCGTCGTCGGCTTCCCGGTGAACGTCGGCGTGGGACTCCTCGTGCTCGGCGCTTCGCTGCCGTTCACCATCCGCCTCCTCGCCGCGCGCTTCACCGAGCTCGAGCCGGCGCTCGCCGGCCTGGTCAGAGGCCTCGTGGGACTCGCGCATGCCTGA
- a CDS encoding flagellar biosynthetic protein FliO — protein sequence MRELIRRVFRGVHGGESGAARIQLVTSRYLGAKRFLTLVEVDGERLLLGLAGDQVSLVARLGGTRGGTKDGGEQA from the coding sequence GTGAGGGAGCTCATCCGGAGGGTCTTCCGCGGCGTGCACGGCGGCGAGTCCGGTGCGGCGCGCATCCAGCTCGTGACCAGCCGCTACCTCGGGGCGAAGCGCTTCCTCACCCTCGTCGAGGTGGACGGCGAGCGCCTCCTCCTCGGGCTCGCGGGCGACCAGGTCTCGCTGGTCGCGCGTCTCGGCGGCACGCGCGGCGGCACCAAGGACGGCGGGGAGCAGGCGTGA
- the fliQ gene encoding flagellar biosynthesis protein FliQ — MTVETVIAVGRSALELTLALAGPVLLFGLVAGLGVSIFQALTQINEITLTFIPKIVATAAALVLFGPWMLARLITFTTTLFQSLPDYVR, encoded by the coding sequence ATGACCGTCGAGACTGTCATCGCCGTCGGCCGCAGCGCGCTCGAGCTGACCCTCGCGCTCGCCGGGCCCGTCCTGCTCTTCGGGCTCGTCGCCGGCCTCGGCGTCAGCATCTTCCAGGCGCTCACCCAGATCAACGAGATCACGCTCACCTTCATCCCGAAGATCGTCGCGACGGCGGCCGCGCTGGTGCTCTTCGGCCCGTGGATGCTCGCCCGTCTCATCACCTTCACCACGACGCTCTTCCAGAGCCTGCCCGACTACGTGCGCTGA
- the fliN gene encoding flagellar motor switch protein FliN: MADEMGTETGETPRNFELLLDIPLEVTVEIGRTRLPLRTLLQLGAGSVIELAKLAGEPLDVLVNGKPIARGEAVMVNDKFGVRLTDVISPSERLAGLK; the protein is encoded by the coding sequence ATGGCGGACGAGATGGGCACGGAGACGGGCGAGACACCGAGGAACTTCGAGCTGCTGCTCGACATCCCGCTCGAGGTGACCGTGGAGATCGGACGGACGCGGCTGCCGCTGCGGACGCTGCTCCAGCTCGGCGCGGGCTCCGTGATCGAGCTCGCCAAGCTCGCCGGCGAGCCGCTCGACGTGCTGGTCAACGGGAAGCCGATCGCGCGCGGCGAGGCGGTGATGGTGAACGACAAGTTCGGCGTGCGGCTGACCGACGTGATCAGCCCGTCGGAGCGGCTGGCGGGGCTCAAGTGA
- the fliP gene encoding flagellar type III secretion system pore protein FliP (The bacterial flagellar biogenesis protein FliP forms a type III secretion system (T3SS)-type pore required for flagellar assembly.), giving the protein MNFPAISLQIGGEHASTSVQIVALLTLLSLAPAILITLTAFVRIVIVLSFLRQAVGTQSMPPNQVIVSLALFLTFFVMLPTLREMQEKALAPWQRAEIADTEALGRAYDPLRRFMLRQTREKDLALFVGATGAARPQNPDDVPPQALLPAFLISELKTAFQMGFLIYVPFLILDMVVASVLTSMGMITLPPVLISLPFKLMLFVLVDGWNVLTGSLVQSFR; this is encoded by the coding sequence GTGAACTTCCCCGCGATCTCGCTCCAGATCGGCGGCGAGCACGCCTCGACGTCGGTCCAGATCGTCGCGCTGCTCACGCTGCTCTCGCTGGCGCCGGCGATCCTGATCACGCTCACCGCCTTCGTGCGCATCGTGATCGTGCTCTCCTTCCTCCGCCAGGCGGTCGGCACGCAGAGCATGCCGCCGAACCAGGTGATCGTGTCGCTCGCGCTCTTCCTCACCTTCTTCGTGATGCTGCCGACGCTGCGCGAGATGCAGGAGAAGGCGCTGGCGCCCTGGCAGCGCGCCGAGATCGCCGACACCGAGGCGCTCGGGCGCGCCTACGACCCGCTCCGCCGCTTCATGCTCCGCCAGACGCGCGAGAAGGACCTGGCGCTCTTCGTCGGCGCGACGGGCGCGGCGCGCCCCCAGAACCCCGACGACGTCCCGCCGCAGGCGCTGCTGCCCGCGTTCCTCATCTCGGAGCTGAAGACGGCCTTCCAGATGGGCTTCCTCATCTACGTGCCGTTCCTGATCCTCGACATGGTGGTCGCGTCGGTCCTGACCTCGATGGGCATGATCACCCTGCCGCCCGTCCTCATCTCGCTGCCGTTCAAGCTGATGCTCTTCGTCCTGGTCGACGGCTGGAACGTGCTGACCGGCTCGCTGGTGCAGAGTTTCCGATGA